A portion of the Pseudarthrobacter defluvii genome contains these proteins:
- the gap gene encoding type I glyceraldehyde-3-phosphate dehydrogenase, whose translation MTTRIGINGFGRIGRNYFRAALAQGADLEIVAVNDLTSPEALAHLFKYDSVGGRLKETIEVKDGNIVVNGNVVKVLAERDPANLPWGELGVDIVIESTGFFTKAADAQKHIAAGAKKVLISAPASDEDITIVMGVNHNLYDNAKHNIISNASCTTNCLGPLAKVVNDEFGIERGLMTTVHAYTADQNLQDGPHKDLRRARAAAINMVPTSTGAAKAIGLVLPELKGKLDGYAIRVPVPTGSATDLTVTVSRETTVEEVNAALKRAAESEELQGFLTYTDEPIVSSDIVGDPASSIFDSGLTKVIGNQVKVVSWYDNEWGYSNRLVDLTELVASKLG comes from the coding sequence GTGACGACCCGTATTGGTATCAACGGCTTTGGCCGTATCGGCCGCAACTACTTCCGCGCAGCGCTTGCCCAAGGCGCGGACCTGGAGATCGTTGCAGTCAACGACCTCACCAGCCCCGAAGCCCTGGCGCACCTGTTCAAGTACGACTCGGTCGGCGGCCGCCTGAAGGAAACCATCGAGGTCAAGGACGGCAACATCGTCGTCAACGGCAACGTGGTCAAGGTCCTGGCCGAGCGCGACCCCGCCAACCTCCCCTGGGGCGAACTGGGCGTGGACATCGTCATCGAATCCACCGGTTTCTTCACCAAGGCGGCCGACGCGCAGAAGCACATCGCCGCCGGGGCCAAGAAGGTCCTGATCTCCGCTCCGGCCTCGGACGAGGACATCACCATCGTGATGGGTGTCAACCACAACCTCTACGACAACGCCAAGCACAACATCATTTCCAACGCATCCTGCACCACCAACTGCCTCGGCCCGCTGGCCAAGGTGGTCAACGACGAATTCGGCATCGAACGTGGCCTCATGACCACCGTCCACGCGTACACCGCCGACCAGAACCTCCAGGACGGACCGCACAAGGACCTGCGCCGCGCCCGCGCTGCCGCCATCAACATGGTTCCCACCTCCACCGGTGCCGCCAAGGCCATCGGCCTGGTGCTGCCGGAACTCAAGGGCAAGCTGGACGGCTACGCCATCCGTGTTCCCGTGCCCACCGGCTCCGCCACCGACCTCACCGTCACCGTGTCCCGCGAGACCACCGTTGAGGAAGTCAACGCTGCCCTCAAGCGCGCCGCGGAGTCCGAAGAGCTCCAGGGCTTCCTGACCTACACGGACGAGCCCATCGTCTCCTCCGACATCGTGGGCGACCCCGCGTCCTCCATCTTCGACTCCGGCTTGACCAAGGTCATTGGCAACCAGGTCAAGGTTGTTTCCTGGTATGACAACGAATGGGGCTACTCCAACCGTCTCGTCGACCTCACGGAGCTTGTGGCATCCAAGCTGGGCTAG
- a CDS encoding phosphoglycerate kinase, translating into MTSHTLNELIAEGVRGRHILVRSDLNVPLDGSTVTDDGRIKASLPVLAKLTDAGARVLVTAHLGRPKGAPEDKYSLRPAADRLAELAGFKVTLAADTVGDAAKSAAASLQDGEALVLENVRFDARETSKDDAERGAFADELVALTGSNGAYVDDAFGAVHRKHASVYDVATRLPSYQGDLVHTEVEVLRKLTTDTQRPYVVVLGGSKVSDKLAVIANLIGKADTILVGGGMLFTFLAARGHKVASSLLEEDQIPVVQDYLKRAADAGTVFVVPTDVVVAEKFAADAAHETVAADAIEGSSFGAQGIGLDIGPDTAAAFAEQIKGARTVFWNGPMGVFEFEAFSAGTRAIAQALTETDGFTVVGGGDSAAAVRTLGFADDQFGHISTGGGASLEYLEGKELPGLSVLDR; encoded by the coding sequence ATGACATCTCACACCCTCAACGAACTGATCGCTGAAGGTGTCCGCGGGCGGCACATTCTGGTTCGAAGTGACCTGAATGTGCCGCTCGACGGCTCTACAGTCACTGACGACGGCCGTATCAAGGCCTCACTGCCAGTGCTGGCAAAGCTCACGGACGCCGGTGCCCGCGTGCTGGTAACAGCCCACCTTGGACGCCCCAAGGGCGCTCCGGAAGACAAGTACTCCCTGCGGCCCGCAGCGGACCGGCTCGCCGAACTGGCCGGCTTCAAGGTGACCCTTGCCGCCGACACCGTCGGTGATGCCGCCAAGTCTGCGGCGGCGTCCCTGCAGGACGGCGAAGCCCTGGTCCTCGAGAACGTCCGCTTCGACGCCCGAGAAACCAGCAAGGACGACGCCGAACGCGGCGCCTTCGCCGATGAACTGGTAGCCCTCACCGGCAGCAACGGCGCTTACGTGGACGATGCCTTCGGCGCCGTGCACCGCAAGCACGCCAGTGTCTACGACGTCGCCACCCGGCTGCCGTCGTACCAGGGCGACCTGGTGCACACCGAGGTGGAGGTCCTCCGGAAGCTGACCACCGACACCCAGCGCCCTTACGTCGTGGTGCTCGGCGGCTCGAAGGTCTCGGACAAGCTCGCGGTCATCGCCAACCTGATCGGCAAGGCTGACACCATCCTGGTGGGCGGCGGCATGCTGTTCACCTTCCTGGCAGCCCGGGGCCACAAGGTCGCCTCGAGCCTGCTCGAGGAAGACCAGATCCCCGTGGTCCAGGACTACCTGAAGCGGGCCGCGGACGCAGGGACCGTGTTCGTGGTTCCCACGGACGTGGTCGTGGCGGAGAAGTTTGCCGCCGACGCCGCTCACGAAACGGTTGCCGCCGACGCCATTGAGGGCAGCAGTTTCGGCGCGCAGGGCATCGGCCTGGACATCGGACCCGATACCGCCGCCGCCTTTGCTGAACAGATCAAGGGCGCACGCACCGTCTTCTGGAACGGCCCCATGGGTGTCTTCGAGTTCGAAGCATTCTCGGCAGGCACGCGCGCCATTGCGCAGGCCCTGACCGAAACCGACGGCTTCACAGTGGTGGGCGGCGGCGACTCCGCTGCAGCAGTACGCACCCTGGGGTTCGCCGACGACCAGTTCGGCCACATTTCCACGGGCGGCGGCGCAAGCCTGGAATACCTTGAAGGCAAGGAACTCCCGGGCCTCAGCGTCCTGGACCGGTAG
- the pgl gene encoding 6-phosphogluconolactonase: MSVDPRVSIHPDSSVLMAAIAARLITKLVDVQDKYGEATVVLTGGTVGIGTLKAVADSPAAPAVDWSKVNFWWGDERFVGSADPDRNTKQAFEALLSHIPVDPERIHSPGSSDDFDTPEEAADDYARQLREAAAAEHAADMSDDRPEEPSSLPRLDVVLLGVGPDAHIASLFPEQAGIREKDRTVVGVRNSPKPPPLRISLTLPAINRAAEVWMVVAGEDKAGAVGLALAGANPVQVPASGPRGTSRTLWLIDENAASRVPQQLVRKDAAGA, encoded by the coding sequence GTGAGCGTTGACCCACGAGTAAGCATCCATCCTGATTCGTCCGTCCTCATGGCCGCCATCGCCGCACGCCTGATCACCAAGCTCGTCGATGTGCAGGACAAGTACGGCGAAGCCACCGTGGTGCTCACCGGGGGAACCGTGGGGATCGGCACGCTGAAGGCCGTTGCGGACTCACCGGCGGCGCCCGCCGTCGACTGGTCCAAGGTCAACTTCTGGTGGGGTGACGAACGCTTTGTTGGTTCTGCTGATCCGGACCGCAACACGAAGCAGGCGTTTGAAGCGTTGCTCTCCCATATTCCGGTGGACCCGGAACGCATCCATTCGCCCGGCTCGTCTGACGATTTCGACACTCCCGAGGAGGCCGCGGATGATTACGCCCGGCAACTGAGGGAAGCGGCAGCGGCCGAGCATGCGGCCGATATGTCCGACGACCGGCCAGAGGAGCCTTCGTCGCTGCCCCGGCTCGACGTGGTGCTGCTCGGTGTGGGACCCGACGCCCATATCGCATCGCTGTTCCCGGAACAGGCTGGGATCCGGGAAAAAGACCGCACGGTGGTGGGCGTCCGGAACTCTCCCAAGCCGCCGCCGCTGCGCATTTCCCTTACCCTTCCCGCCATCAACAGGGCGGCCGAGGTGTGGATGGTAGTAGCCGGCGAGGACAAGGCCGGCGCCGTGGGACTTGCCCTGGCCGGGGCCAACCCGGTGCAGGTGCCTGCCTCGGGCCCCCGCGGTACGTCCCGCACTCTGTGGCTGATTGACGAGAACGCGGCCTCACGTGTCCCGCAGCAACTGGTCCGGAAGGACGCCGCGGGCGCGTAG
- a CDS encoding gluconeogenesis factor YvcK family protein: MALFTGALPLVPPAAGKGSGQQDKGPNVVALGGGHGLAASLSALRLLTSELTAVVTVADDGGSSGRLREEYGVLPPGDLRMALSALCDDTDWGRTWRDVMQHRFRAGKGPGGSLDEHAMGNLLIVTLWELLGDAVAGLKWAGALLGARGQVLPMSTVPLTIEGDVRVTAPDGGTSLQTIRGQARCAVAGSLEEVRLLPEAAPACTDALTAIELADWVVLGPGSWYTSVLPHLLLPEMRQALCSTPAKRCLTMNLATDTKETSGMTAADHLHVLRRYAPEFSVDVVLADPASVPDRQEFEKAAGMLGAEVVLGKVGASGRRPVHEPLRLATAYQDIFGNS; the protein is encoded by the coding sequence ATGGCCCTGTTTACCGGAGCCCTGCCCCTGGTGCCGCCGGCCGCTGGTAAGGGCTCGGGCCAGCAGGACAAGGGTCCCAACGTGGTGGCCTTGGGCGGCGGCCACGGCCTGGCGGCCTCGCTCTCGGCACTGCGGCTGCTCACCTCCGAGCTCACCGCGGTGGTCACGGTAGCGGACGACGGCGGCTCGTCCGGGCGTCTGCGCGAGGAGTACGGCGTCCTACCGCCGGGAGACCTCCGCATGGCACTGTCCGCGCTCTGCGACGACACAGACTGGGGCCGCACCTGGCGCGATGTCATGCAGCACCGGTTCCGAGCCGGGAAGGGCCCGGGCGGCTCCCTTGACGAGCACGCCATGGGCAACCTGTTGATCGTGACGCTTTGGGAACTGCTGGGCGACGCCGTCGCAGGGCTCAAGTGGGCCGGAGCGCTGCTCGGGGCACGGGGGCAGGTCCTGCCCATGTCAACCGTTCCGCTCACCATCGAAGGCGATGTGCGCGTGACCGCCCCGGACGGTGGCACCAGCCTCCAGACCATCCGCGGCCAGGCGCGCTGTGCCGTGGCCGGTTCGTTGGAGGAAGTCCGGCTCCTGCCCGAGGCAGCCCCGGCGTGCACTGATGCCCTGACGGCCATCGAACTGGCGGACTGGGTGGTCCTCGGCCCCGGCTCCTGGTACACGTCGGTCCTGCCGCACCTGCTCCTGCCGGAGATGCGGCAGGCCCTGTGCAGCACGCCGGCCAAGCGCTGCCTGACCATGAACCTTGCCACGGACACCAAGGAAACCAGCGGCATGACGGCCGCGGACCACCTGCACGTCCTTCGGCGCTACGCCCCGGAGTTCAGCGTGGACGTGGTCCTGGCCGATCCGGCGTCGGTGCCGGACAGGCAGGAGTTCGAGAAGGCTGCCGGCATGCTCGGAGCGGAAGTTGTCTTGGGTAAAGTAGGGGCGTCGGGACGCCGGCCCGTCCACGAGCCGCTTCGGCTGGCCACGGCGTACCAGGACATTTTTGGGAACAGTTAG
- the uvrC gene encoding excinuclease ABC subunit UvrC, whose translation MANPASYRPKTGEIPTNPGVYRFRDPHGRVIYVGKAKSLRSRLNSYFANPAGLLPKTYAMVHAASSVEWTVVGSELESLQLEYTWIKEFKPRFNVVFRDDKTYPYLAVTMSEKYPRVQVMRGDKRKGTRYFGPYTAGAIRETMDTLLRVFPVRSCSAGVFKRAEASGRPCLLGYIDKCSAPCVGRISPQDHRALADDFCAFMGGEATRFINKLEKQMGDAVAKLDYEHAARLRDDITALRKVFERNAVVLSEDTDADVFALHEDELEAAVQVFHVRGGRIRGQRGWVVEKVEDFSTPDLVEHLLQQVYGEDGDTHGRLPREVLVPVAPSNMEDLAKWLAGIRGAKVDIRVPQRGDKAALMSTVRENAEHALRLHKTRRAGDITVRSQALQELQEALDLPVPLLRIECFDVSHVQGTNVVASMVVVEDGLPKKSDYRKFSITGPAASDDTAAMHDVLTRRFRHYLQDKSAQVDESVLAADGLAVDGLVADGQPEADQAAETEAAALDTTTPAPKAKFAYPPNLVVVDGGQPQVNAAARALKDLGIDDVYVVGLAKRLEEVWLPDSDFPVILPRTSQGLYLLQRIRDEAHRFAITFHRQKRGKAMTVSALDAVPGLGASKRKALLAHFGSVKGVKAATVEELAQAKGIGPALANAIVHHFAADGPEAVTVPAINMTTGEIIES comes from the coding sequence GTGGCAAATCCAGCAAGTTACCGCCCCAAAACCGGTGAAATCCCCACCAACCCAGGCGTCTACCGGTTCCGCGATCCGCACGGCCGGGTCATCTACGTAGGCAAAGCCAAGAGCCTGCGGTCGCGGCTGAACTCCTATTTCGCCAACCCGGCCGGGCTGTTGCCCAAGACCTATGCGATGGTCCACGCCGCCAGCAGCGTCGAGTGGACCGTAGTGGGCAGTGAGCTGGAGTCGCTGCAGCTGGAATACACCTGGATCAAGGAATTCAAGCCCCGGTTCAACGTGGTGTTCCGGGATGACAAGACCTATCCGTACCTTGCCGTGACCATGAGCGAAAAGTACCCCCGGGTGCAGGTGATGCGCGGCGACAAGCGGAAGGGGACGCGCTACTTCGGTCCGTACACAGCCGGGGCCATCCGGGAAACCATGGACACCCTGCTCCGCGTTTTCCCTGTCCGGAGCTGCAGCGCCGGTGTCTTCAAACGGGCTGAGGCCAGCGGGCGGCCGTGCCTGCTGGGATATATCGATAAGTGCTCAGCGCCCTGCGTGGGCCGGATCTCGCCACAGGACCACCGGGCACTGGCTGACGACTTCTGCGCCTTCATGGGCGGTGAGGCCACCAGGTTCATCAACAAGCTCGAGAAGCAGATGGGCGACGCCGTGGCGAAGCTCGACTATGAGCACGCTGCCAGGCTCCGGGACGACATCACCGCGCTGCGCAAGGTCTTCGAACGGAACGCGGTGGTCCTGTCAGAGGACACCGACGCCGACGTCTTCGCCCTGCATGAGGACGAACTCGAGGCCGCCGTCCAGGTGTTCCACGTCCGCGGTGGCAGGATCCGCGGCCAGCGAGGCTGGGTGGTGGAGAAGGTGGAGGACTTCAGCACCCCTGATTTGGTGGAGCACCTGCTCCAGCAGGTTTACGGCGAGGACGGCGATACGCACGGTCGGCTCCCACGCGAAGTCCTGGTGCCTGTGGCGCCCAGCAATATGGAGGACCTGGCGAAGTGGCTGGCCGGCATCCGCGGCGCCAAGGTGGACATCCGGGTACCCCAGCGGGGGGACAAGGCGGCGCTGATGTCCACCGTGCGCGAGAACGCCGAGCACGCGCTGAGGCTCCACAAGACGCGGCGCGCGGGCGATATCACCGTCAGGTCCCAGGCCCTCCAGGAACTCCAGGAAGCGCTGGACCTGCCCGTTCCGCTGCTGCGGATCGAGTGCTTCGACGTTTCCCACGTACAGGGCACCAACGTGGTGGCCTCCATGGTGGTGGTGGAGGACGGACTCCCCAAGAAGTCCGACTACCGCAAGTTCTCCATCACGGGTCCCGCGGCGTCCGATGACACGGCCGCCATGCACGACGTCCTCACCCGCCGGTTCCGCCACTACCTGCAGGACAAGTCCGCGCAGGTGGATGAGTCCGTCCTGGCGGCGGACGGGTTGGCGGTGGACGGGCTGGTGGCGGATGGCCAGCCTGAGGCTGACCAGGCGGCCGAAACCGAAGCTGCCGCCCTCGACACCACCACCCCGGCGCCCAAGGCAAAGTTCGCCTACCCGCCCAACCTGGTGGTGGTGGACGGCGGCCAGCCCCAGGTGAACGCAGCGGCCCGAGCCCTGAAGGATCTTGGCATCGATGATGTGTACGTCGTGGGGCTGGCCAAGCGCCTGGAGGAAGTGTGGCTTCCGGACAGCGACTTCCCGGTAATCCTGCCCCGCACGTCCCAGGGGCTGTACCTGCTGCAGCGGATCCGTGACGAGGCGCACCGCTTCGCCATCACGTTCCACCGCCAAAAGCGCGGCAAGGCCATGACCGTCTCGGCGCTGGACGCCGTTCCGGGGCTGGGTGCCTCCAAGCGCAAGGCCCTGCTGGCGCACTTCGGCTCGGTCAAGGGCGTGAAGGCTGCCACCGTGGAAGAGCTTGCCCAGGCGAAAGGCATTGGCCCGGCACTGGCCAATGCCATCGTGCACCACTTCGCTGCCGACGGGCCCGAAGCGGTCACAGTGCCGGCGATCAACATGACCACCGGCGAAATCATTGAATCTTAG
- the whiA gene encoding DNA-binding protein WhiA has translation MALTASVKEELSRLDIKKSSVRKAEVSAMLRFAGGLHIISGRIVIEAEVDLASTARRLRAAIAEVYGHQSEIIVVSAGGLRRASRYVVRVVRDGEALARQTGLLDGRGRPVRGLPSAVVNGSAADAEAVWRGAFLAHGSLTEPGRSSSLEVTCPGPESALALVGAARRLDIQAKAREVRGVDRVVIRDGDTIAALLTRMGAHDALMVWEERRMRKEVRATANRLANFDDANLRRSAQAAVAAGARVERALEILGDDVPDHLKYAGELRVAHKQASLDELGRLADPVMTKDAIAGRIRRLLAMADKRALDLGVPGTDANVTPEMLDE, from the coding sequence ATGGCACTGACAGCATCAGTCAAGGAAGAACTGTCCCGTCTGGACATCAAGAAGTCATCAGTGCGCAAGGCTGAAGTCTCCGCAATGCTCCGGTTCGCCGGGGGACTGCACATCATCTCCGGCAGGATCGTCATCGAGGCGGAAGTGGACCTGGCGTCCACTGCCCGCAGGCTCCGCGCCGCCATCGCCGAGGTCTATGGCCACCAGAGCGAAATCATCGTAGTCTCCGCCGGCGGACTGCGGCGCGCCAGCCGTTACGTGGTGCGGGTTGTCCGTGACGGCGAGGCGCTGGCCCGCCAGACCGGCCTCCTGGACGGACGGGGCCGTCCCGTGCGCGGGCTGCCATCCGCCGTCGTCAATGGTTCCGCGGCGGACGCCGAAGCCGTGTGGCGCGGTGCGTTCCTGGCCCACGGCTCGTTGACCGAACCTGGCCGATCGTCGTCGCTGGAGGTCACCTGCCCCGGGCCCGAATCTGCCCTGGCCCTGGTTGGCGCCGCCCGCCGGCTGGACATCCAGGCCAAAGCGCGGGAGGTCAGGGGAGTGGACCGCGTGGTCATCCGCGACGGGGACACCATCGCGGCGCTCCTGACACGCATGGGCGCGCACGACGCGCTGATGGTGTGGGAGGAACGCCGCATGCGCAAGGAAGTCCGCGCCACCGCCAACCGGCTTGCCAACTTCGATGACGCCAACCTGCGGCGCTCTGCCCAGGCCGCCGTGGCCGCCGGTGCCCGCGTGGAGCGTGCGCTGGAGATCCTGGGCGACGACGTTCCGGACCACCTGAAATACGCCGGCGAGCTTCGCGTGGCGCACAAGCAGGCCAGCCTCGACGAGCTTGGCCGGCTGGCCGACCCCGTCATGACCAAGGACGCCATTGCCGGGCGCATCCGCCGGCTGCTGGCCATGGCTGACAAACGCGCACTTGACCTCGGCGTTCCCGGAACGGACGCCAATGTGACGCCCGAAATGCTGGACGAGTAA
- a CDS encoding RNA polymerase-binding protein RbpA encodes MVHPASGFRGTRAGVIAGSGSTLQSNDDSSSQPLPRIRVSYWCAKGHETQPVFLKMPEDQIPRTWDCRRCGGTATRDSQAVAPDDPFDDGYKSHLEYVKERRSGQDAEDVLAGALEKLRARGVLPDQLLRDT; translated from the coding sequence ATGGTCCACCCAGCATCAGGCTTCCGGGGCACCCGCGCGGGCGTGATCGCAGGTTCCGGCTCGACGCTGCAATCGAATGATGACTCGTCCTCCCAGCCTTTGCCGCGCATCAGGGTGTCTTACTGGTGCGCCAAGGGCCACGAGACCCAGCCCGTGTTCTTGAAGATGCCTGAGGACCAGATTCCCCGGACATGGGACTGCCGGCGCTGCGGCGGCACTGCTACCCGTGACAGCCAGGCGGTAGCTCCGGACGACCCCTTCGACGACGGTTACAAGAGCCATCTGGAATACGTTAAAGAGCGGCGCTCCGGCCAGGACGCCGAAGACGTCCTGGCCGGAGCGCTGGAAAAGCTACGCGCCCGCGGCGTCCTTCCGGACCAGTTGCTGCGGGACACGTGA
- the secG gene encoding preprotein translocase subunit SecG: MDVLHVILQILLGITSLLLTLLILLHKGRGGGLSDMFGGGMSSGLSSSGVAERNLNRFTIILGVTWGVVIIALGLIMRFSGGDS, encoded by the coding sequence GTGGACGTTCTTCATGTCATTCTGCAGATCCTCCTGGGCATCACCAGCCTCCTGCTGACGCTGCTGATCCTCCTGCACAAGGGACGCGGCGGCGGCTTGTCCGATATGTTCGGCGGCGGCATGAGTTCAGGACTCAGCTCTTCAGGTGTGGCAGAACGGAACCTCAACCGCTTCACCATCATCCTGGGCGTCACCTGGGGCGTGGTGATCATCGCGCTCGGCCTGATCATGCGGTTCAGCGGCGGGGACTCCTAG
- the tpiA gene encoding triose-phosphate isomerase, whose translation MTTSTNGAFDRKPFIAGNWKMNMDHVQGITLLQKLAWTLSDAKHDYSRVEVAVFPPFTDLRGVQTLVQGDDLQVAYGGQDLSQFDSGAYTGDISGQFLNKLGCKYVLVGHSERRTIHNESDDVLNAKVKAAFKHGVIPVLCVGEGLEIRQAGTHVDHTLQQLRAGVAGLTNEQAAELVVAYEPVWAIGTGEVAGPEDAQEMCAAIRAELESLFGADVAAKTRLLYGGSVKANNAAAILQERDVDGLLVGGASLDPAEFANIVRFESHLVAD comes from the coding sequence GTGACTACGTCAACGAACGGCGCTTTCGACCGCAAACCCTTCATCGCGGGCAACTGGAAAATGAACATGGACCACGTGCAGGGCATCACCCTCCTGCAGAAGCTGGCGTGGACCCTCTCCGATGCCAAGCACGACTATAGCCGCGTGGAGGTTGCCGTCTTCCCGCCGTTCACCGACCTCCGCGGCGTGCAGACCCTGGTCCAGGGTGACGACCTGCAGGTCGCCTACGGCGGCCAGGACCTCTCGCAGTTCGATTCCGGCGCCTACACCGGCGACATTTCGGGCCAGTTCCTGAACAAGCTCGGCTGCAAGTACGTCCTGGTGGGCCACAGCGAACGCCGCACCATCCACAACGAATCCGACGACGTCCTCAATGCCAAGGTCAAGGCCGCCTTCAAGCACGGCGTTATTCCGGTTCTCTGCGTCGGTGAGGGCCTGGAGATCCGCCAGGCCGGAACCCACGTTGACCACACCCTGCAGCAGCTGCGGGCCGGAGTGGCTGGGCTAACCAACGAACAGGCCGCCGAACTGGTGGTTGCGTACGAGCCCGTCTGGGCCATCGGCACGGGCGAGGTGGCCGGACCGGAGGACGCACAAGAAATGTGCGCCGCCATCCGGGCAGAACTCGAAAGCCTCTTCGGCGCCGACGTGGCCGCCAAGACCCGCCTCCTCTACGGCGGTTCGGTCAAGGCCAACAACGCCGCTGCCATCCTCCAGGAGCGCGACGTGGACGGCCTCCTGGTGGGCGGCGCCAGCCTTGACCCGGCGGAGTTTGCTAATATTGTCAGGTTCGAGAGCCACCTGGTCGCGGACTAA
- the rapZ gene encoding RNase adapter RapZ, translated as MADTTAESGAGHDGMEPVKPVEAELLVVTGMSGAGRSTAADALEDHGWYVVENLPPQMLGTLAELVSHAPQSIPRLAVVIDVRSKGLFADIRSALHALAASGVTFRVLFLDASDNVLVRRFEQGRRPHPLQGGGRILDGIAAERELLQELRDSSDVVLDTSNYNVHGLATAITELFSETGPVALRLNVMSFGFKYGLPVDANYVADVRFIPNPHWVPQLRPQTGLDKDVSDYVLEAEGVKNFVDRYVLALEPVLEGYRRENKHYATIAVGCTGGKHRSVAVAVELSKKLAQYPRVTVTTAHRDLGRE; from the coding sequence ATGGCAGACACGACGGCGGAATCCGGGGCCGGCCACGACGGGATGGAACCCGTCAAACCGGTCGAAGCGGAGCTGCTGGTGGTCACCGGAATGTCCGGCGCCGGACGGAGCACGGCAGCCGACGCACTGGAGGACCACGGCTGGTATGTCGTAGAGAACCTGCCGCCGCAGATGCTGGGCACGCTGGCGGAACTGGTCTCGCACGCACCGCAGTCCATTCCCCGGCTGGCAGTGGTCATCGACGTCCGCAGCAAAGGTCTCTTTGCCGATATCCGTTCGGCTCTGCATGCACTTGCCGCCAGCGGGGTCACCTTCCGGGTCCTGTTCCTTGACGCCAGCGACAACGTCCTGGTCCGGCGGTTTGAACAGGGACGCCGTCCGCACCCGCTGCAGGGTGGTGGACGCATCCTTGACGGTATAGCGGCCGAACGTGAGCTGCTGCAGGAACTGCGCGACAGCTCCGACGTCGTCCTGGATACTTCCAACTACAACGTCCACGGCCTGGCCACCGCCATTACGGAACTGTTCAGCGAAACTGGCCCCGTCGCCCTGCGGCTCAACGTCATGAGCTTCGGCTTCAAGTACGGCCTGCCGGTGGACGCGAACTACGTGGCCGACGTCCGGTTCATCCCCAACCCGCACTGGGTGCCCCAGCTCCGCCCGCAGACCGGCCTGGACAAGGACGTCAGTGACTATGTGCTGGAGGCCGAGGGCGTCAAGAACTTCGTGGACCGCTACGTCCTTGCCCTGGAACCCGTCCTGGAGGGGTACCGCAGGGAAAACAAGCACTACGCCACCATCGCCGTGGGCTGCACCGGCGGGAAGCACCGCTCCGTTGCCGTGGCCGTGGAACTTTCGAAGAAACTCGCACAGTATCCGCGGGTCACGGTGACCACCGCGCACCGGGATCTGGGCCGCGAGTAA
- a CDS encoding superoxide dismutase has product MTEYVLPELSYDYAALEPHISARIMELHHSKHHAAYVAGANNALAQLAEAREKGDFANINRLSKDLAFHTGGHVNHSVFWKNLSPDGGDKPEGELAAAIDDAFGSFDAFRAQFSAAALGLQGSGWGFLAYEPIGGNLVIEQLYDQQGNTALGTIPLLMLDMWEHAFYLDYVNVKADYVKAFWNIVNWADVAQRFEAARANATGLITLP; this is encoded by the coding sequence GTGACCGAGTACGTTTTGCCGGAACTCAGCTACGACTACGCCGCCCTTGAACCGCACATTTCTGCGCGGATCATGGAGCTGCACCACAGCAAGCACCACGCCGCCTACGTGGCAGGCGCCAACAACGCGCTGGCCCAGCTGGCCGAGGCTCGTGAAAAGGGCGACTTCGCCAACATCAACCGGCTTTCCAAGGACCTCGCGTTCCACACCGGCGGCCACGTCAACCACTCCGTGTTCTGGAAGAACCTCTCCCCGGACGGCGGCGACAAGCCCGAAGGTGAGCTGGCTGCCGCAATCGATGACGCTTTTGGCTCCTTCGATGCCTTCCGCGCCCAGTTCTCCGCCGCAGCCCTCGGCCTGCAGGGATCGGGCTGGGGCTTCCTGGCCTACGAGCCCATCGGCGGAAACCTGGTCATCGAGCAGCTCTACGACCAGCAGGGCAACACCGCACTGGGAACCATCCCGCTGCTGATGCTGGACATGTGGGAGCACGCCTTCTACCTGGACTACGTCAACGTCAAGGCCGACTACGTCAAGGCGTTCTGGAACATCGTGAACTGGGCAGATGTTGCCCAGCGCTTCGAGGCAGCACGCGCCAACGCCACGGGACTCATCACCCTCCCGTAG